One segment of Vagococcus martis DNA contains the following:
- a CDS encoding IS30 family transposase has translation MAQIQNTTQKLTYKHLSFEERQLIEVWHNRGDSNRAIGKRLGRHHQTINNELKRGTTTQIKENKKPRQLYFAETGQAKYIENRKRCGANSKLASAVDFINYACKQIIDFNWSPDAIVGFTKSMRTWNTPTVSTKTLYNYIDSGFLPIRNHHLKMKIRLSPKKKRSRKHKKELGKSIDERPSTVDDRKNFGHWEIDSVIGSKSKDDNAILTLVERKTRYMITVVLDDHTEESVCYTVNQLKSEFGQVNFSKMFQSITADNGSEFSSLHDTLQQITDVYFAHPYSSWERGTNERHNGLLRQFIPKGTPICNYSKQFIQLATEKINLLPRKILNYRQPATLFLEEIQKLKIKTCW, from the coding sequence ATGGCGCAAATTCAGAATACCACACAAAAATTGACTTATAAACATCTTTCCTTTGAAGAAAGACAACTTATTGAAGTTTGGCATAATAGAGGTGATTCTAATAGAGCAATCGGTAAACGATTAGGTCGACACCATCAAACAATAAACAATGAGCTAAAACGTGGTACAACAACGCAAATCAAAGAAAATAAAAAGCCTAGACAACTCTATTTTGCTGAGACAGGACAAGCTAAATATATAGAAAATAGAAAGCGTTGTGGTGCTAATTCTAAGCTAGCCAGTGCTGTTGACTTTATTAATTATGCCTGTAAACAGATTATTGATTTTAATTGGTCACCAGATGCAATTGTTGGTTTTACCAAGTCCATGAGGACCTGGAATACACCTACTGTCTCTACTAAGACACTTTATAATTATATTGATAGTGGCTTTTTACCTATTAGAAACCATCATCTCAAGATGAAGATCAGACTCTCACCTAAAAAGAAAAGAAGTCGTAAGCATAAAAAAGAACTAGGAAAATCGATTGATGAACGACCAAGTACAGTTGATGATAGAAAAAACTTTGGTCATTGGGAAATAGATAGCGTTATTGGTTCAAAATCTAAAGATGATAATGCTATACTTACTCTTGTTGAAAGAAAAACGCGTTACATGATCACTGTTGTTTTAGATGATCATACAGAAGAGTCTGTTTGTTATACTGTTAATCAATTAAAATCTGAGTTCGGACAAGTTAATTTTAGCAAGATGTTTCAATCAATTACTGCTGATAATGGTAGTGAATTTAGCTCGCTTCATGATACTCTCCAACAAATAACGGATGTCTATTTTGCTCATCCTTATTCTTCTTGGGAACGAGGTACAAATGAAAGACATAATGGTTTATTAAGACAATTTATTCCGAAAGGAACTCCAATCTGCAACTACTCAAAACAATTCATTCAACTGGCTACTGAAAAAATTAATCTTTTACCACGTAAAATCTTAAATTATAGACAACCAGCTACATTATTTTTAGAAGAAATTCAAAAGCTTAAAATCAAAACATGTTGGTAA